A single window of Sparus aurata chromosome 12, fSpaAur1.1, whole genome shotgun sequence DNA harbors:
- the LOC115592500 gene encoding tripartite motif-containing protein 16-like, giving the protein MAQKGVQLDRETFSCSICLDLLKDPVTIPCGHSYCMNCIKDHWDKEDVKKIHSCPQCRQTFTPRPVLVKNTMLAVLVEELKKTGLQAAPADHCYAVPEDVANAGRKVKALESCLVCLVSLVCLVCLILYCEKYLQPHYESPIFEHHKMVEPTEKLQENICSRHNEVMKMFCRTDQQSICYLCSVEEHKGHDIVSAAAERTERQRELEGSRQNIQQRIQDREEDVKVLQQEVEAINGSADKTVEDSEKIFTQLISLIEERRSDVKELVRSQQETEVGRVKELQEKLEQEITELKGKEAELKKLSHTEDHNQFLHNYPSLSALSESTHSSSINIRPLKYFEDVTAAVSEVRDKLQGVLRETWTNISLTVTQVDVLLSQSEPKTRADFLRYSREITLDPNTAYRQLTLSEGNRKVTRMDDEESYSDHPDRFTDWEQVLSRESLTGRCYWEVERRGGTVGVAVAYKNIRRVGLREESLFGLNDKSWSLFWENDSYVFLYNEYKTPVSGPESSRVGVYLDHSAGILSFYSVSDTMTLLHRVQTTFTQPLYAGLGLYDGTTAELCKLK; this is encoded by the exons atggcaCAGAAAGGTGTTCAGCTGGACCGGGAGACCTTCTCTTGTTCGATCTGtctggatctactgaaggatccggtgactattccctgtggacacagctactgcatgaaCTGTATTAAAGATCACTGGGACAAAGAAGATGTGAAGAaaatccacagctgccctcagtgtaggcagaccttcacaccgaggcctgtcctggttaaaaacaccatgttagcagttttagtggaggagctaaagaagactggactccaagctgctcctgctgatcactgctatgctgtacctgaagatgtggccaaCGCTGGGAGAAAAGTTAAAGCCCTCGAGTCCTGTCTGGTCTgtctggtctctctggtctgtCTGGTGTGTCTGATCCTTTACTGTGAGAAATACCTCCAGCCTCATTATGAATCACCTATTTTTGAACACCACAAGATGGTGGAGCCCAccgagaagctccaggagaacatctgctctcgtcataatgaggtgatgaagatgttctgccgtactgatcagcagtctatctgttatctctgctctgtggaggaacataaaggccacgacatagtgtcagctgcagcagagaggactgagaggcagagagagctggaggggagtcgacaaaacatccagcagagaatccaggacagagaggaagatgtgaaggtgcttcaacaggaggtggaggccatcaatggctctgctgataaaacagtggaggacagtgagaagatcttcacccagctgattaGTCTCAtagaggaaagacgctctgatgtgaaggagctggtcagatcccagcaggaaactgaagtgggtcgagtcaaagagcttcaggagaagctggagcaggagatcactgagctgaagggGAAAGAGGccgagctgaagaagctctcacacacagaggatcacaaccagtttctacacaactacccctcactttcagcactcagtgagtctacacactcatccagcatcaatatccgtcctctcaagtactttgaggatgtgacagcagctgtgtcagaggtcagagacaaactacagggcgtcctgagagagacatggacaaacatctcactgacagtgactcaagtAGATGTTTTACTGTCTCAATCAGAGcccaagaccagagctgacttcttaagatattcacgagaaatcacactggatccaaacacagcataCAGACAGCTGacattatctgaggggaacagaaaagtaacAAGAATGGATGATGAAGAGTCTTATTCtgatcacccagacagattcactgactgggagcaggtcctgagtagagagagtctgactggacgttgttactgggaggtggagaggagaggaggaacagttggagtagcagtcgcatacaagaatatcaggaGAGTAGGGTTGAGGGAAGAAAGTTTATTTGGATTGaatgacaaatcttggtcaTTATTTTGGGAGAATGACAGCTATGTATTTTTGTACAATGAATAcaaaactcccgtctcaggtcctgagtcctccagagttggagtgtacctggatcacagtgcaggtattctgtccttctacagcgtctctgacaccatgactctcctccacagagtccagaccacattcactcagcctctctatgctggacttgGTCTTTATGATGGAACCACTGCTGAG TTGTGTAAACTCAAATAG